AAGAAATTCGCGGAGAGGGCTTAATGCTGGCTCCCATGACAGAAAGTCCTGAAATTACCAATAAAATTATCTTTAAATGTCAGGAAAAAGGACTGATCTTATTCTGGTTATTGTTTGAAGGCTGCGCTATTCGCATTACTCCTCCGTTAACCCTTACAAATGCTGAAATAGAAGAAGGGTGTGGCATCATTATTGAAGCTATGAACGAAGTAATGAACGAAGGCTAGAGAACACGGTAAAAAACAAATAATTGTTAATTAAATTGTTCACAACAAATAGCTTTCATTTCTAAAAAGCAAATAAACCTTTCCTAATTTTAATAAGGATAATTTAAACAAAAGGAGTATGAATTTGAGTCACGAGGAAGAAGAAAATAGTTTATCCTTATCAAAGTTCGAATCAATGTTGAAAACCAACAAGGTATTCTTCTTTGACTCCGAAGAGTTTGAAGATATCATTCTTCATTATCTCGATACGGGTAAAATTAATTTAGCCAAAAAAGCCCTTAAACTAGGCTTGGAGCAGCACCCAAAATCCACCGGTTTAAAACTGGTTCAGGTAGAACTTTTAGTTTTTGACGACAAACTTGAAATAGCCGAAAAATTATTAAACGATTTGTATGCTATTGAACCGACCAACGAAGAAATCTACATTCAGAAAGCCAACATTTATTCCAAAAAAGATCAGCACGACAAAGCCGTTGAACTTTTAAAAGTCGCCCTTAAATATACCGATGATTATGCGGATGTCTATTCGCTGATTGGTATGGAGTACCTGTTCATGGACGATCTGGAAATGGCAAAAGAGAACTTCATTAAATGTCTTGAAAACGATACAGAAGACCATTCTGCCTTATACAATGTCGTGTACTGTTTTGATTTCCTGGATCAGAACGAAGACGCTATAAATTTCTTAAACGGGTTTATTGACCGCAATCCGTACAGCGAAGTGGCATGGCACCAGCTCGGACGTCAGTATTACACCGTAAAAAATTACGAACAGGCCGTTCGTGCCTTTGATTATGCCACCCTGATTGACGATAGTTTTCTGGGTGCTTATTTAGAAAAGGCAAAAGCCCTGGAAAAATTAAAAAAATACCAGGAGGCCATCGATTGCTATAACATTACCATGGAGCTTGACGATCCTACTTCCTTTGCCCTGTTGCGCATTGGAAAATGTCACGAGCGTCTTGGCAATACCGATATTGCTTTACAGTTTTACCTGAAAACGGTACATGAAGATCCGTTACTGGATAAAGCCTGGATTGCGATCACCGATTTTTATATCCGTCAGAAAAATTTCCAGAAAGCGCTGTACTATGTTAACAAAGCTATTGGAATTGACAACGAGAACAAATTGTACTGGAAACGCTACGGGGCGATCAACAAACAATTAAGTTTCTTTGAAGAGGCCGAATACGGCTACCGAAAAGCGGTTGAGTTTGGCGATTACCAGTTAGACACCTGGTTGTTCTGGGTAGACATCCTTCAGTTTTTAGGAGAATTTGAAAGTGCTGTACAAACCTTATTACAGGCTTCCGAATATTTCCCGGAAGAATATGAAGTAGAATACCGTCTTGCCGGATTATACTATATGCTGCACGACGAAGCAAAAGGAAAAGTTCACCTTAGCAACGGTTTGCGCTTAAACTTCAATAACCGCACTGTATTGAAAGAACTGTTCCCGGTGGTGTGGAACACAAAAACAATACAATCTCAAATAGAGAAGTATCAGAAATTAAACGGATAATCCGGTTCCAAATACCACTTTTTCCTATTATCTTTACGGTTAATTATTGTATTAATTGACCGTTTTTTTATTATGAAAAAATTAAAGAAAAGGAGATTTGGATTGCTCGGAAAGAATATCAGCTATTCTTTTTCAAAAAAATACTTTACCGAAAAATTTTCAGTTTCCGGATTAGAGAATTGCAGTTATACCAATTTTGATGCTGAAACCATCAATGACTTCCCGGCCATCGTTTCCGGTACAAAAAACCTGAAAGGAATGAACGTTACCATTCCTTATAAAGAAGCCGTTATTCCTTTTCTGAAAAAAACATCCAAAAATGCCACCCTTATCGGCGCTGTCAATACCATACGGTTCAACAAAAAAGGAGAAGCAAAAGGATACAATACCGATTTTTACGGTTTTAAAAAATCGCTAAAGCCCTTACTGAAAAAACACCATAAAAAAGCATTGATCTTAGGAACCGGCGGCGCCAGTAAAGCCATTGCTTTTGCGCTGCAGAAATTAAAAATAGAATATGATTTTGTTTCCCGCAATGCATCGGAATGCGAGTTTTCCTATTCCGAGCTGAATCAGGATGTTTTTAACGAATACCAGATTATCATCAACACCACACCACTGGGCACTTTCCCGAATATTAAGGATTGTCCGGAACTGGATTATACGCTTTTTACCGATAAGCACATCGCTTTCGATCTGGTCTACAATCCGGAAGAAACCGAATTCCTACGTCTTGCAAAAGAACAGGGTGCCAAAACCAAAAACGGTTACGACATGCTGGTCTTTCAGGCAGAAAAGGCCTGGGAAATCTGGAATAACAAATAAAACAAAAGGCTGTCCGGACAGCCTTTTGTTTTATACAGCTGTCACGGTCCGGTTAACGCCTCTGCCCGGCATTCCTTTTATAGTCTCCTGATAGTCATTATCTTCCAAAAGCACGAAAAATAAGGCGTTATTCTGCTATTTAAACAGAAAAATAAGCACTTTTAGGTAACTTTCTTTTGAATTATCCACTTGCTTTTAGTATCTTTCCACTCAATTTATGTTAAACTTAAGCATTTCAACAATGTTAGAAGAAAAGAATGATAACCTGCCGGAGGCAGATGGACAGGAACAAATTACAAACGAGGAAAACGTTCCTACCGTAAATCAATCCGCAATTGAAGCGATTGAAAGTACGAATGCAGAAGAAAGCGAAGACGCTTCTATTTCTGAAGGACACGATATCCCAATGCTCAACTATGAAGCAATGTCAATGGAAGAATTGACAGCGGAACTTGAAAAATTAGTTTCGAATGAGAAAGTAATGTCCATCAGAAATCACGTCGAAGAGATCCGTAAAGATTTTATGGCGAAATACACGCATTTTATTGATGAGAAGCGTGACGAACACAGCCATGACAACAATGGAGATGTTTCGGATTTCGATTATCACTTTCCTTTAAAGAACAAATTCGACAATATCTACAATAAATACCGGGATTTTAAAAATCAGCACTTCAAACAACTGCAAAACAATTTAAAAGGCAATCTTGATAACCGTCTTGCAATTATTGAAGAACTAAAAAGTCTGATCGACAATCCTGCCGAAAGCATTCAGGAAACTTTAAAAACAGTTAATGAACTGCGTGAGCGCTGGAAAAACGCCGGACCAATACCACGGGACAAATACAACCACGTTTGGAACAACTTCCATTTTCATATTGAGCGTTTTTACGATCACCTGCATCTGGACAGAGAAGCCCGCGATCTGGATTTCAAACACAATCTGGAGCAAAAACAGAAAATCATTGCCCGTGTTGAAGAACTGGTTAATGAAAGTGATATTTCCAAAGCATTCCGTGAATTACAATCGTTACACAAAATCTGGAAAGAGGAAATCGGACCGGTATCACGTGAGCACCGTGAAGAATTATGGAACAAGTTTAGCGACTTAACCAAACAACTACACGACAAACGGGAAGCCTTATTAGCGAAGGCAAAAGAAAAAGAAGAAGAAAACCTGATCAGGAAAAGAGAAATTATCACTCAGATTGACGGTATCGCTAACGAAAAGATAACAGCACACAGTGCCTGGCAGGGTCAGATTGACAAAATAGAAAGCCTGAGAGCCGCTTTCTTCCAAACCGGAAAAGTTCCGCTTGAAGTAAACGAAGACACCTGGGCGGCTTTTAAAAACGCCGTACGCAATTTTAATACTCAGAAGAACTCTTTCTACAAAGACATTAAAAAAGACCAGCAGGACAACCTGAATAAAAAACTGGCTTTAGTGGAAAAAGCGAATGCCTTGAAAGAAAATGAAGATTTCAACGCTACGACGCCAATCATGAAACAGATCCAGGAAGACTGGAAAAAAATAGGTCATGTGCCGAGAAAATATTCCGACAGCGTATGGAAAGATTTTAAAGATGCCTGCAATCATTATTTTGACCGCCTGCACGCCAAACGCAACGAAGCAAACTCCGAAGAGATTGAAGCTTTTGATAAGAAAAAAGACTATCTGGAAAGTCTGAAAGACTTCCAGCTAAGCGGTGAACACAAAACCGATCTGGACGCTATCAAATTACACATAGAGAACTGGAAAACTTTTGGAAAAGTACCGCATGCCCGCAGACATATCGAAGGCAAGTTCAACAAAATACTGGATGCCCTGTTTGACAAATTAAGCTTATCTAAAAAAGAAGCGGAAATGGTTAAATTCAACAACCGCTTGGAGCAGCTGGCAGAAAGTGACGATTCCAGAAAATTAGAGAATGAGCAGATCTTCATTATGCGCAAGATTGATGAAGTACAAGGCGAAATTTTCCAATTGGAAAATAACATCCAGTTTATCTCGAATGCCAAAGCCGACAATCCATTTGTAAAAGAAGTTTACAAAAACATCGACCGTCACAAGGAAGAATTAAAAACCTGGAAAGACAAGCTGAAACAAATCAGAAGCCTGAAACAGGAATAAAAACGAAAGCCGGATTAATATCCGGCTTTTTTATTTCACAACCTTATTTCCCGTTCATTCCGTCCGTTTTCTGCTACGTTAGCATTACCGTCAGCAAAACGTATAAAAACAATCGTACCAGAACCGTAAACAACCACAAATAAAAAAGCCGCTTTAAAAAAGCGGCTTTTTTTATGATATGACAACTATTATTAGTTTAGTCTATTTTGAAACGTTTTCTATCGTTTTCATTTAAGTAAATCTTACGTAAACGGATCGATTTTGGCGTAACTTCAACATACTCATCTTTCTGGATATACTCCAAAGCTTCTTCTAATGAGAATTTGATAGCAGGAATGATTCTTGCTTTATCATCTGCTCCTGAAGAACGTACGTTTGTTAATTTTTTCGTTTTGGTAACGTTAACAACCATATCATCACCACGGGAGTTTTCACCAATTACCTGTCCTTCATAGATATCCTCGTTAGGATCTACGAAAAACTTACCTCTGTCCTGTAATTTATCGATAGAATAAGGAATTGCTTTTCCGTTCTCCATAGAGATCAAAGATCCGTTTGTACGTCCAGGAATCTCTCCTTTGAATGGTTGGTATTCCAGGAAACGGTGTGACATAATTGCTTCACCGGCAGTAGCTGTAAGCAATTGATTTCTCAATCCGATAATACCACGGGATGGAATATTGAATTTAATGATCATACGCTCCCCTTTTGGCTCCATGCTTAACATTTCACCTTTACGAACCGTTACAAACTCTACCGCTCTACCGGAAACGTTTTCTGGTAAGTCGATTGTTAATTCCTCGATCGGCTCACATTTAGCACCATCAATTTCTTTAATGATTACCTGCGGCTGACCAATTTGTAATTCATATCCTTCACGACGCATTGTTTCAATCAATACAGACAAGTGCAATACACCACGACCGAAAACTAAAAATTTATCGGCACTGTCTGTTTCATTAACACGAAGTGCTAAGTTTTTCTCTAATTCTCTGTTTAATCTGTCTTTAATGTGACGGGAAGTTACAAACTTACCTTCTTTACCAAAGAACGGAGAGTCATTAATTGTGAACAACATACTCATTGTTGGCTCATCAATTGTAATAGACGCTAAAGCTTCCGGATTTTCAAAATCAGCAACAGTATCACCAATTTCAAATCCTTCAAGACCTACGATAGCACAAATATCTCCTGCCACTACCTGCTCTACTTTCTTTCTTCCGATTCCTTCAAAAACGTGTAATTCTTTAATTTTAGATTTGATGATCTTACCATCTCTTTTCACTAAAGATATATTCATTCCTTCTTTTAATTCTCCTCTTTGTAAACGACCGATAGCGATACGTCCTGTAAAGTTAGAGAAATCCAAAGAAGTGATTAACATCTGTGGAGTACCTTCAGATACTTTCGGGCTTGGAACGTGCTCCAAAACCATATCCAATAAAGGCTCAATGTTTTCAGTCTGATTTCTGAAGTCGGTTGACATCCAGTTATTCTTTGCAGAACCGTAAACTGTAGGGAAGTCTAACTGCCATTCCTCAGCTCCTAATTCAAACATCAAGTCAAATACTTTTTCATGAACTTCTTCCGGAGTACAATTCTCTTTATCAACTTTGTTAACTACCACACATGGTTTTAAACCTAAATCGATTGCTTTCTGCAATACGAAACGAGTTTGCGGCATTGGTCCTTCAAAAGCATCCACCAATAACAACACACCATCCGCCATATTTAATACACGTTCTACCTCACCACCAAAATCCGCGTGGCCTGGAGTATCGATAATATTAATTTTGGTTCCTTTATAGGTAACGGATACGTTTTTAGAAGTGATGGTAATTCCTCTTTCACGTTCTAAATCGTTGTTGTCAAGAATTAAATCTCCTGTGTTCTCGTTTTCACGGAACAACTGACAGTGATACATAATTTTGTCAACCAATGTTGTTTTACCGTGGTCAACGTGAGCGATAATTGCAATGTTTCTAATAGAAGTCATAAATAATTTTTGTGGGTGCGAAATTACAATTTATTTTTTATATAAACACACTAATTTTTAAGCAGTTAGCAAAAAATAACAAAATGATAACAACAAAAAAAGCCCTCATGAAAGAGAGCTTAGTTATATTTCTGTCTAAACAACCTTATGCTAATTTAGCAACGTGCTTAGTTAATTTTGATTTTAAGTTAGAAGCTTTATTATCATGGATAATATTCTTCTTAGCTAATTTATCAATCATTGATACTACAGCAGACAACTTAGCAGAAGCCTCTGATTTATCAGTTGCAAGACGCAAAGCTTTGATTGCGTTACGAGTTGTTTTATGTTGGTATCTATTTAATACTCTTTTCTTTTCGTTGCTTCTGATTCTTTTTAAAGCTGACTTATGATTTGCCATTTTCTTAAATTGATTTAAGTCTTTTTACATTTCTTTTTTTCGTAGTCCGTAGGGGAATCGAACCCCTGTTACCAGGATGAAAACCTGGCGTCCTAACCCCTAGACGAACGGACCATTTTGTTTCAATAAATTTCGTATTAACCGCGTAATACTTTCGTAGTCCGTAGGGGAATCGAACCCCTGTTACCAGGATGAAAACCTGGCGTCCTAACCCCTAGACGAACGGACCGTAATCTCAATAAAAACCGTATTAATCGCTTAATACTTTTTTTGTAGTCCGTAGGGGAATCGAACCCCTGTTACCAGGATGAAAACCTGGCGTCCTAACCCCTAGACGAACGGACCTTTATTGCTTTATTGCGGATGCAAAAGTACAACATTTTTCCAATCTCGCAAGAACAACTTTATTTTTTTTTACTTTTTTTTCACTTTTTTTCTAATAGGCCTTGGCAAACAGCACTCTACCTTTTGAAGGAGAACCTGTAAAAACACAAATTCCTTCCTCTTCTTTACGATCTAACGCGATACAACGTATTGTTGCCTTCGTAAGTTCTTTAATGCGTTCTTCGGTAGCAGCTGTCCCATCCCAGTGTGCAGACACGAATCCGCCCTTGTTTTCAAGAACCTCTTTAAACTCCTCAAAACTGTTCACTTCCGTGATATGCGTATCTCTGTAATTCAGGGAACGGGTAAACATTTCCTCCTGGATTGTCTCCAACAGGTTCTGTAAATACCCGGCAATACCTTCTTTAGAAACCACCTCTTTTGTTAAAGTATCCCGTCTTGCCACTTCGTAAGTTCCGTTTTCCAGATCATTCGGACCAATAGCAATACGCACCGGCACTCCTTTCAATTCGTACTCATTGAATTTCCATCCCGGTTTATGCGTCGTTCTGTCGTCATATTTAACCGAAATCTTCAATTTGCGCAATTGCTTCACCAGATCATTAACCTGGGCGGAAATCGCCTCTAATTGCTCATCGGTTCTATGTATAGGCACAATCACCACCTGGATAGGCGCTAAATTTGGCGGTAAAACCAATCCGTTATCATCGGAATGCGTCATTACCAAAGCCCCCATTAAACGGGTCGAAACCCCCCATGAAGTACCCCAAACGTGCTCCAGCTTTCCTTCGGCATTTGAAAACTTAACATCAAAAGCTTTAGCAAAATTCTGCCCTAAGAAATGGGAAGTTCCTGCTTGTAACGCTTTTCCATCCTGCATTAAAGCTTCAATACAATAGGTTTCTTCTGCTCCTGCAAAACGTTCTGTTTCCGTCTTCACTCCTTTCACAACCGGAATGGCCATAAAGTTCTCTACAAAATCAGCATACACATCCATCATCTGTACTGATTCTGCCAGTGCTTCCTGTTTGGTAGCATGAGCGGTATGCCCTTCCTGCCATAAAAACTCTGCCGTACGCAAAAACAAACGGGTTCTCATTTCCCAACGCACCACATTTGCCCATTGGTTTATCAATAACGGCAAGTCACGGTACGATTGCACCCAACCTTTATAAGTACTCCAGATAATAGCTTCACTGGTAGGACGAACAATTAATTCCTCTTCCAGTTTTGCATTCGGATCTACTATTAATTTTCCTTTATTCTCAGGATCGTTAGTCAGCCTGTAATGGGTTACTATCGCGCATTCTTTCGCAAATCCTTCTGCATTTTTCTCTTCTGCTTCAAACATGCTCTTCGGAACAAACAAGGGGAAATAAGCATTCTGGTGTCCAGTCTCTTTAAACATTCTGTCTAATTCTGCTTGCATTTTTTCCCATATAGCATAACCGTAGGGCTTAATAACCATACACCCTCTAACACCGGAGTTCTCCGCTAAATCTGCTTTGACAACCAGTTCGTTATACCATTTCGAATAATCTTCCGATCGTTTTGTTAAGTTCTTACTCATTTTTATCAGTTTGGCACAAATATTGTTTAACTTATTTTAACTAAATAGTTTGGCAAAACTAACTATTTTTGTGTTGTCCAACAATAAAAATACCTAGAGATATGAAAACTTATTACCTATCCAACAGAAAAATATCCATTTACGCAGTAATTGGATTAGTCGGACTTTTGGCTTCGTCCTGTGGCTCCTATCAAAACTCGTCTTATTATGACAATGACGGGGTTTACGGTTCAGAACGACCAAGAAGAGAATACAACAACAGATACAGTGAGCAAAACATGGCTCAGTCGACCAATTACAAAGATTATTTCAGTGACCTTCAAAAAGACGCTAATAACGGTATTTTTACAGATGTGGACAGCTATACATCACAAGGTCAGGACTCTGTTTCCAATTACAATAATAACAACAATCAGAATCAATATGCCAATACAACCGGGTATGCCGGCTGGGGCGAAAATTCAAGCAATATAACCGTTAACGTTTACAACAACGATCCCTGGTACTGGAACAGAGGTTACTGGAATTCCTGGTATACTCCTTACTATGGCGGTTACTACGGCTCCGGATGGGGCTGGGGTGTTGGTTTAGGATGGGGATGGAATTCCTGGTACGGTCCAAACTGGGGCTGGGGATGGAACTCCTGGTATGGCCCGGGATGGGGTTGGAACAACTATTACTACGGAAACGGATGGTATAACGGTTACTACCGAAATGACAGAGTATACAATGCCGGTCCGAGAGGCGGTTCTGCTTACTATAACGGAAGATACAACAACGGTACCTATGGCACCCGAAATTATTCATCCAGCAGAAATGTAGACTTTAACAATACCCGTAATTACAATAGCGGTACCCGAAACTATAACAGTGGCACCCGTAACTATAACAATACCGGAACCAGAGATTACAACTCCGGCGGAACCCGTAATTACAACAATAGTGGCACAAGAGATTATAACACCAATTCCGGCACCCGAAACTATAACAACAGTAACAGTTCCGGAACCCGTAACTACAACTATAACAACTCCAGCAATAACAGCGGAACGCGTAACAACAACTATTCCGCTCCATCGAGAAGCTACAATTCCGGAGGAAGTTTCGGAGGCTCCAGAGGTGGCGGAAGCTACGGCGGTGGCGGTGGTGGAACCCGATCCGGAGGCGGCGGAGGCGGCAGACGTTAATAATCCCTATAAGCTATAAAGTCAAAATCCCATGAAAAAACATATAGTAACAGCTATTGTTGCCTTATCGGCAACAATAGCATCAGCACAAGAGCTAGCTCCTGCAGACGGATTGCGCTATGCGATTGACAATCTAAACGGTACAGCACGATTCCGCGCGATGAGCGGTGCTTTCGGAGCTGTTGGAGGTGATCTCTCTGCGATTCACGTAAATCCTGCCGGTGGCGCCATATTCAATTACAATACCGCTACCGTTACCCTGAGCAGCTACAACACTAAAAACAATGCCCGTTATTTTGGCACGAATACTTCCGATAACAAAAGTACCCTGGACCTGAATCAGGCAGGTGGCATTTTTGTATTCGACAACCATAACCCGAACAGCGGATGGAACAAATTTACCTTTGCCATTAATTATGACAATGCCAATAATTTTGACAATGCCATCACTTTCAGAGGTACCGGAAACCGTTCTATAGACCAGTATTTCCTGAATCAGGCTAACGGACTGCCCGTAGGCGTTATCGACAACAACTATCGTTACGACCAGCTGTCTTTCCAGGATCAGCAGGCATTATTAGCATACCAGACGTATATTATCGACACCAGTACGCTTCCGCTTGATCCTAACAACCCGAATTATATTTCGGGCGTGCCTAACACCGGCAGCTATGCCCATACCAATTATGTTTCCACAAACGGCTACAACGGTAAACTGGCTTTCAACTTTGCAACGTCTTATAACGACAAACTTTATCTGGGGATTAACCTGAATGCTCATTTTACCGATTATACCAAAAATTCAACGGTTTACGAATCAAACAACGGCCCTGTTAATACCGATCCGGGAAGAGCCACAGTACGCCAGATCCAGTTTAACAACGACATGCACACTTACGGAAGCGGATTCTCTTTCAATTTGGGTGCCATTGCAAAAGTAACCGACGAATTACGTTTAGGAGTATCTTACGAATCGCCTACCTGGTACCGTTTGACCGATGAATTAGCGCAAAGTATTTCCACGAATTACACGACAAACAATTCCGGAACAAACACAGCGGGATATGCATCGCTAAACCCGAACATCATTAACGTTTACCCGACCTATACTTTACAGACTCCTGGTAAATTCACCGGAAGTTTAGCGTATATCTTTGGCAAAACCGGATTGATCAGTTTTGATTACGGCATAAAAGATTACAGCAATATTGCTTTCAAACCGAACAACTCCTATAACAGTTCTTTAAACGATATTTATTCCAATACACTTCGCAGTGCACAGGAATTCCGGGTGGGTGCAGAATATAAAATCAAACAGGTAAGCCTTCGCGGCGGGTATCGTTTTGAACAAAGCCCATACAAAGACGAACAGGTTATCGGCGACTTAAAAAGTTATTCCGGCGGTATCGGTTATAACTTCGGCTCTGCCCGTTTAGACCTTTCCTATACGCATACCCAAAGAGATATGGATGTTTCCTTACTTTCCAGCATGACCGATTCTGCAAGAGTGAACAGTAAAATAAACAACATCAGTCTTTCTTATACCATAGGTTTTTAAAAATAAACCCTGAAAAATACCCGAAAGCCGCTCACAAAGCGGCTTTTTCATTGAATAATACGCTTAGAACCAAACGAAATCTTCATAAATTTTATAAAACGATGATGCTTCTAATTATAAAAAGCGTAATTTTGCACTCCAATTTTACAATTATATGAGAACCAAGTCTTTAAAGAAAAACAAAATCAATGTAATCACTTTAGGATGTTCAAAAAATGTATACGACAGTGAAGTTCTGATGGGGCAGTTAAAAGCCAGCGGAAAAGAGGTCGAGCATGAAGCACCTAAAAATGATGAAGGGAACATTATTGTAATCAACACCTGTGGATTTATCAATAATGCAAAAGAAGAATCCATCAATACGATTTTGGAATACGTTGACAAAAAAGAACAAGGTATTGTAGACAAAGTTTTTGTTACCGGATGTTTGTCAGAACGTTACCGTCCGGATCTGGAAAAAGAAATCCCGGATGTGGACCGTTATTTCGGAACAACCGAATTGCCCTTATTATTAAAAGCTTTAGGAGCCGATTATAAACACGAATTATTAGGAGAACGTTTAACCACTACTCCGAAGAATTTCGCCTATTTGAAAATTGCCGAAGGTTGTGACCGTCCCTGCAGTTTCTGTGCGATTCCTATCATGAGAGGAAAACACGTTTCCCAGCCAATTGAAAAACTGGTAAAAGAAGCCGAAGGTCTGGCTGCCAAAGGCGTAAAAGAACTGATCCTGATCGCTCAGGATTTAACCTATTACGGTCTGGATCTATACAAAAAAAGAAACCTTGCCGAATTACTGGAAAACCTGATTAAAGTAGAAGGTATCGAATGGATCCGTCTGCATTATGCATTCCCGACAGGTTTCCCGATGGATGTTCTGGATCTGATGAAAAAAGAGCCGAAAATCTGTAATTATATCGACATTCCGTTACAGCATATTTCCGATAACATTTTAAAATCGATGCGTCGTGGTACCACTTATGAGAAAACGACCAGACTTTTAAAAGACTTCCGCGAAGCCGTTCCGGGAATGGCTATCCGTACCACACTGATTGTGGGATATCCAGGCGAAACGGAAGAAGACTTCCAGATCCTGAAAAACTGGGTAGAAGAAATGCGTTTTGAGCGTTTGGGCTGTTTTGCTTATTCGCATGAAGAAAACACCCATGCTTACCTGCTGGAAGACGATGTTCCGGAAGAAGTAAAACAACAGCGTGCTGCCGAGATCATGGACATTCAGGCGCAGATTTCATGGGATTTGAACCAGGAAAAAATCGGACAGACTTTCCGTTGTATCATCGACAGAAAAGAAGGCGGTTATTTCATTGGCCGTACCGAATTTGACAGCCCGGATGTTGACAACGAAGTTTTAATTGACGCCACACAGTTCTATTTAAAAACCGGTGATTTTGCAACTATAAAAATCATTGATGCTACCGAGTTTGACCTATACGGAGAACCGGTACAATAAGATCTCACAATAAATAAAAACCGCCTGTAAAATTTACAGGCGGTTTTTTTATAACCTCAACTCAAAATATAATTATCAGGAACTGCCGGCATCCGGCGGTTCAAAAAAGAAAACAGTTTAAAGTAACTAACCCCTTAAACTGTTTTACAACATTAAATCTAATAATTATGAACTAGATAACAGTTCCTTTAAATACCA
This region of Flavobacterium inviolabile genomic DNA includes:
- a CDS encoding tetratricopeptide repeat protein gives rise to the protein MNLSHEEEENSLSLSKFESMLKTNKVFFFDSEEFEDIILHYLDTGKINLAKKALKLGLEQHPKSTGLKLVQVELLVFDDKLEIAEKLLNDLYAIEPTNEEIYIQKANIYSKKDQHDKAVELLKVALKYTDDYADVYSLIGMEYLFMDDLEMAKENFIKCLENDTEDHSALYNVVYCFDFLDQNEDAINFLNGFIDRNPYSEVAWHQLGRQYYTVKNYEQAVRAFDYATLIDDSFLGAYLEKAKALEKLKKYQEAIDCYNITMELDDPTSFALLRIGKCHERLGNTDIALQFYLKTVHEDPLLDKAWIAITDFYIRQKNFQKALYYVNKAIGIDNENKLYWKRYGAINKQLSFFEEAEYGYRKAVEFGDYQLDTWLFWVDILQFLGEFESAVQTLLQASEYFPEEYEVEYRLAGLYYMLHDEAKGKVHLSNGLRLNFNNRTVLKELFPVVWNTKTIQSQIEKYQKLNG
- the typA gene encoding translational GTPase TypA, yielding MTSIRNIAIIAHVDHGKTTLVDKIMYHCQLFRENENTGDLILDNNDLERERGITITSKNVSVTYKGTKINIIDTPGHADFGGEVERVLNMADGVLLLVDAFEGPMPQTRFVLQKAIDLGLKPCVVVNKVDKENCTPEEVHEKVFDLMFELGAEEWQLDFPTVYGSAKNNWMSTDFRNQTENIEPLLDMVLEHVPSPKVSEGTPQMLITSLDFSNFTGRIAIGRLQRGELKEGMNISLVKRDGKIIKSKIKELHVFEGIGRKKVEQVVAGDICAIVGLEGFEIGDTVADFENPEALASITIDEPTMSMLFTINDSPFFGKEGKFVTSRHIKDRLNRELEKNLALRVNETDSADKFLVFGRGVLHLSVLIETMRREGYELQIGQPQVIIKEIDGAKCEPIEELTIDLPENVSGRAVEFVTVRKGEMLSMEPKGERMIIKFNIPSRGIIGLRNQLLTATAGEAIMSHRFLEYQPFKGEIPGRTNGSLISMENGKAIPYSIDKLQDRGKFFVDPNEDIYEGQVIGENSRGDDMVVNVTKTKKLTNVRSSGADDKARIIPAIKFSLEEALEYIQKDEYVEVTPKSIRLRKIYLNENDRKRFKID
- a CDS encoding DUF349 domain-containing protein, whose protein sequence is MLEEKNDNLPEADGQEQITNEENVPTVNQSAIEAIESTNAEESEDASISEGHDIPMLNYEAMSMEELTAELEKLVSNEKVMSIRNHVEEIRKDFMAKYTHFIDEKRDEHSHDNNGDVSDFDYHFPLKNKFDNIYNKYRDFKNQHFKQLQNNLKGNLDNRLAIIEELKSLIDNPAESIQETLKTVNELRERWKNAGPIPRDKYNHVWNNFHFHIERFYDHLHLDREARDLDFKHNLEQKQKIIARVEELVNESDISKAFRELQSLHKIWKEEIGPVSREHREELWNKFSDLTKQLHDKREALLAKAKEKEEENLIRKREIITQIDGIANEKITAHSAWQGQIDKIESLRAAFFQTGKVPLEVNEDTWAAFKNAVRNFNTQKNSFYKDIKKDQQDNLNKKLALVEKANALKENEDFNATTPIMKQIQEDWKKIGHVPRKYSDSVWKDFKDACNHYFDRLHAKRNEANSEEIEAFDKKKDYLESLKDFQLSGEHKTDLDAIKLHIENWKTFGKVPHARRHIEGKFNKILDALFDKLSLSKKEAEMVKFNNRLEQLAESDDSRKLENEQIFIMRKIDEVQGEIFQLENNIQFISNAKADNPFVKEVYKNIDRHKEELKTWKDKLKQIRSLKQE
- a CDS encoding shikimate dehydrogenase family protein, which translates into the protein MKKLKKRRFGLLGKNISYSFSKKYFTEKFSVSGLENCSYTNFDAETINDFPAIVSGTKNLKGMNVTIPYKEAVIPFLKKTSKNATLIGAVNTIRFNKKGEAKGYNTDFYGFKKSLKPLLKKHHKKALILGTGGASKAIAFALQKLKIEYDFVSRNASECEFSYSELNQDVFNEYQIIINTTPLGTFPNIKDCPELDYTLFTDKHIAFDLVYNPEETEFLRLAKEQGAKTKNGYDMLVFQAEKAWEIWNNK
- the rpsT gene encoding 30S ribosomal protein S20 produces the protein MANHKSALKRIRSNEKKRVLNRYQHKTTRNAIKALRLATDKSEASAKLSAVVSMIDKLAKKNIIHDNKASNLKSKLTKHVAKLA